Proteins encoded by one window of Phenylobacterium soli:
- the hisH gene encoding imidazole glycerol phosphate synthase subunit HisH: MQSVALIDYGSGNLRSAEKALARIAEGTAEIVVTHDPDLIAKADRVVLPGVGAFASCMAGLQARAGVIEAMEAAVHGRGVPFLGICVGMQLLASRGLEFGETPGLGWIPGEVRKLEPADPAIKIPHMGWNALSDVADHPLFAPFRNGEAVYFTHSFAFFPSDPADVMAYAEHGDRFPAAVARGNVAGVQFHPEKSQKPGLALLKRFLEWRP; encoded by the coding sequence ATGCAGAGCGTCGCCCTGATCGACTACGGGTCGGGCAACCTGCGCTCGGCCGAGAAAGCCCTGGCGCGGATCGCCGAGGGAACGGCCGAGATCGTGGTCACCCATGATCCGGACCTCATCGCCAAGGCCGATCGGGTCGTGCTGCCCGGCGTCGGCGCCTTCGCCTCCTGCATGGCCGGCCTGCAGGCGCGCGCCGGCGTGATCGAGGCCATGGAGGCCGCCGTTCATGGCCGGGGCGTCCCCTTCCTCGGCATCTGCGTCGGCATGCAGCTCCTGGCCAGCCGCGGCCTGGAGTTCGGCGAGACGCCCGGCCTTGGCTGGATTCCCGGCGAGGTGCGCAAGCTCGAGCCCGCCGATCCGGCCATCAAGATCCCGCACATGGGCTGGAACGCCCTGTCCGACGTCGCCGACCACCCGCTGTTCGCGCCCTTCCGCAACGGCGAGGCGGTCTACTTCACCCATTCGTTCGCCTTCTTCCCCAGCGATCCGGCGGACGTGATGGCCTATGCCGAGCATGGCGACCGCTTCCCCGCGGCCGTTGCGCGCGGCAACGTCGCAGGGGTTCAGTTCCACCCCGAAAAATCGCAAAAGCCTGGCCTCGCGCTTCTCAAGCGCTTCCTGGAGTGGCGCCCTTGA
- a CDS encoding DUF2244 domain-containing protein: MHGPLYMDAEIRPNRSLTERGFIVLISVVTAANVASAAVFVSMGATFVPVFLGFDVLAVIVAFWASFRSARRIERVQVSSREVRVVQQTPRDTRLVWESPTAFTRVRVETDDGRAVGVKLLLSGREMDVAAALSPRERAQFAEALERAIWRARRERG, encoded by the coding sequence ATGCACGGCCCGCTCTACATGGACGCCGAGATCCGGCCCAACCGCTCGCTCACCGAGCGCGGGTTCATCGTGCTGATCTCGGTGGTGACGGCGGCCAATGTGGCCAGCGCGGCGGTGTTCGTCTCCATGGGGGCGACCTTCGTGCCGGTGTTCCTCGGCTTCGACGTGCTGGCGGTGATCGTCGCCTTCTGGGCGAGCTTCCGCTCGGCGCGGCGCATCGAGCGGGTGCAGGTCTCCTCCCGCGAGGTGCGGGTGGTGCAGCAGACGCCCAGGGACACGCGGCTCGTCTGGGAAAGCCCGACGGCCTTCACCCGGGTGCGGGTCGAGACCGACGACGGGCGGGCGGTGGGCGTGAAGCTGCTGCTCTCCGGCCGCGAGATGGACGTCGCCGCCGCTCTCAGCCCGCGCGAACGGGCCCAGTTCGCCGAGGCGCTGGAGCGGGCCATCTGGCGGGCCCGGCGCGAGCGCGGGTGA
- the hslU gene encoding ATP-dependent protease ATPase subunit HslU: MTEFSPREIVSELDRYIVGHAEAKRAVAVALRNRWRRRHVPQDLRDEVTPKNILMIGPTGVGKTEIARRLARLAQAPFLKVEATKFTEVGYVGRDVDQIVRDLVESAIGMVREKRRAAVRAKAESAAEERILDALTGPGSTAAREAFRKKLRAGELDDKELELQVADSGPALPMMDIPGQPGASMGVLNLGDIFGKALGGRTKTHKTTVSGAWAPLIAEESDKLVDQEALTQEALELAENQGIVFLDEIDKVASNRERAGADVSREGVQRDLLPLIEGTTVATKYGPVKTDHILFIASGAFHVAKPSDLLPELQGRLPIRVELKALTREDFRRILTEPEANLIRQHQALLATEGVTLVFTEDAVDALADAAVQVNGAVENIGARRLQTVLEKVLEEISFSAADRSGETVTVDAAYVTGRIGDLAKNADLSKFIL, from the coding sequence TGGCCCTGCGCAACCGCTGGCGCCGCCGCCACGTGCCGCAGGACCTGCGGGACGAGGTCACCCCGAAGAACATCCTGATGATCGGCCCCACCGGGGTGGGCAAGACCGAGATCGCCCGCCGCCTGGCGCGCCTGGCCCAGGCGCCGTTCCTCAAGGTCGAGGCCACCAAGTTCACCGAGGTGGGATACGTCGGCCGGGACGTCGACCAGATCGTCCGCGACCTCGTCGAGAGCGCCATCGGCATGGTCCGCGAGAAGCGCCGCGCGGCCGTGCGCGCCAAGGCCGAGTCCGCCGCCGAGGAGCGCATCCTCGACGCCCTCACCGGCCCCGGCTCCACCGCCGCCCGCGAGGCGTTCCGCAAGAAGCTCCGCGCCGGCGAGCTCGACGACAAGGAGCTGGAGTTGCAGGTGGCCGACAGCGGCCCGGCGTTGCCGATGATGGACATTCCCGGCCAGCCCGGCGCCTCGATGGGCGTGCTCAACCTCGGCGACATCTTTGGCAAGGCGCTCGGCGGCCGCACCAAGACCCACAAGACCACCGTCTCCGGCGCCTGGGCGCCGCTGATCGCCGAGGAGAGCGACAAGCTGGTCGACCAGGAGGCCCTGACCCAGGAAGCCCTCGAACTCGCCGAAAACCAGGGCATCGTCTTCCTCGACGAGATCGATAAGGTCGCGTCGAACCGCGAGCGGGCCGGCGCCGACGTCTCGCGCGAAGGCGTCCAGCGCGACCTCCTGCCCCTGATCGAGGGGACCACCGTCGCCACCAAGTACGGGCCAGTGAAGACCGACCACATCCTGTTCATCGCCTCCGGCGCCTTCCACGTGGCCAAGCCCTCGGACCTCCTGCCGGAGCTTCAAGGCCGCTTGCCGATCCGCGTCGAGCTGAAGGCCCTCACCCGCGAGGACTTCCGCCGCATCCTCACCGAGCCCGAGGCCAACCTGATCCGCCAGCACCAGGCGCTGCTGGCCACCGAAGGGGTGACGCTCGTCTTCACGGAAGACGCCGTGGACGCCCTGGCCGACGCCGCCGTGCAGGTGAACGGGGCGGTGGAGAACATCGGCGCGCGCCGGCTGCAGACCGTGCTCGAGAAGGTGCTGGAGGAGATCAGCTTCTCCGCCGCCGACCGATCCGGCGAAACCGTGACCGTCGACGCCGCCTATGTCACCGGCCGCATCGGCGACCTGGCAAAGAACGCCGACCTGTCGAAGTTCATCCTCTAG
- the hisB gene encoding imidazoleglycerol-phosphate dehydratase HisB gives MSRTAEVARDTKETQIRVSVDLDGTGVSQISTGIGFFDHMLESFARHGGIDLKVETKGDLHIDMHHTVEDTGIVLGQAIKQALDGFKGVRRFGHAYIPMDETLTRCALDLSNRPYLIWKVDFRTPKVGDMDTELFKEFHHAFAMNAGACVHLETLYGANSHHIAESGFKALARALRQAVELDPKTHGHAPSTKGVL, from the coding sequence ATGAGCAGGACTGCGGAGGTCGCGCGCGACACCAAGGAGACGCAGATCCGCGTGAGCGTGGATCTCGACGGGACCGGCGTGTCCCAGATCTCCACCGGCATCGGCTTCTTCGACCACATGCTGGAAAGCTTCGCCCGCCACGGCGGCATCGACCTGAAGGTCGAGACCAAGGGCGACCTGCACATCGACATGCACCACACCGTCGAGGACACCGGCATCGTGCTGGGCCAGGCGATCAAGCAGGCGCTCGACGGCTTCAAGGGCGTGCGCCGCTTCGGCCACGCCTACATCCCGATGGACGAGACCCTGACGCGCTGCGCGCTCGATCTGTCCAACCGGCCCTACCTGATCTGGAAGGTGGACTTCCGCACGCCCAAGGTCGGCGACATGGACACCGAGCTGTTCAAGGAGTTCCACCACGCCTTCGCGATGAACGCCGGGGCCTGCGTGCACCTCGAGACGCTCTACGGGGCCAACTCGCACCATATCGCCGAGAGCGGCTTCAAGGCGCTCGCGCGCGCGCTGCGCCAGGCGGTGGAGCTCGACCCAAAGACCCACGGCCACGCCCCTTCCACCAAGGGCGTGCTCTAG
- the hisA gene encoding 1-(5-phosphoribosyl)-5-[(5-phosphoribosylamino)methylideneamino]imidazole-4-carboxamide isomerase: MILYPAIDLKDGQCVRVVRGDLGQATVFNSSPADQARAWADGGFHWVHVVDLNGAVEGKAVNAKAVEAILEAVSIPVQLGGGIRTLADIERWIEAGVSRVILGTVAVREPEIVREAARLFPEQIAVSVDVRAGKVAVQGWTEDSDLDAITVAKRFEDVGVSALIITDIDRDGTTMGFNVEAFGAIADAVAIPVIAAGGLASVEDIVKLKARKGTPIAGAVLGRALYNGDIVPAEALKVAA, translated from the coding sequence TTGATCCTCTATCCCGCCATCGACCTGAAGGACGGCCAGTGCGTGCGCGTGGTGCGCGGCGACCTCGGCCAGGCCACGGTCTTCAATTCCAGTCCCGCCGACCAGGCCCGCGCCTGGGCGGACGGCGGCTTCCACTGGGTGCACGTCGTCGACCTCAACGGGGCGGTCGAGGGCAAGGCGGTGAACGCCAAGGCCGTGGAGGCCATCCTCGAAGCGGTGAGCATTCCGGTGCAGCTCGGCGGCGGCATCCGCACCCTGGCCGACATCGAGCGCTGGATCGAAGCCGGCGTCAGCCGCGTGATCCTCGGCACGGTCGCCGTGCGCGAGCCGGAGATCGTCCGCGAGGCGGCGCGCCTGTTCCCCGAGCAGATCGCGGTCAGCGTCGACGTGCGGGCGGGCAAGGTCGCCGTGCAGGGCTGGACCGAGGACAGCGACCTCGACGCCATCACCGTCGCCAAGCGCTTCGAGGACGTCGGGGTCTCGGCGCTGATCATCACCGACATCGATCGCGACGGCACCACCATGGGCTTCAACGTCGAGGCCTTCGGGGCCATCGCCGACGCCGTGGCCATCCCGGTGATCGCCGCCGGCGGCCTCGCCTCGGTGGAGGACATCGTCAAGCTGAAGGCCCGCAAGGGCACGCCGATCGCCGGCGCGGTGCTCGGCCGGGCGCTCTACAACGGCGACATCGTCCCGGCCGAAGCCCTGAAGGTGGCCGCCTGA
- the hisF gene encoding imidazole glycerol phosphate synthase subunit HisF, with translation MLKVRVIPCLDVKDGRVVKGVQFVSLRDAGDPVEQARAYDAAGADELMFLDITASHENRGIILDVVARTAEVCFMPVSVGGGIRKVEDARRLLLAGADKISINTAAVENRRLISECADAFGSQATVVAIDAKATAPGEWRVFTYGGRNDTGLDAVDYAIEAVAHGAGEILLTSMDRDGAKIGYDLELLKAITSAVSVPVIASGGAGNAQHMVDAVKVGGADAVLAASIFHFGEVSISEVKAAMAAAGVPVRRTDLETAA, from the coding sequence ATGCTCAAGGTGCGCGTCATCCCCTGCCTGGACGTCAAGGACGGCCGCGTGGTGAAGGGCGTGCAGTTCGTCTCCCTGCGCGACGCGGGCGATCCGGTGGAGCAGGCGCGGGCCTACGACGCGGCCGGCGCCGACGAGCTGATGTTCCTCGACATCACCGCCAGCCACGAGAACCGCGGCATCATCCTCGATGTGGTGGCCCGCACCGCCGAGGTCTGCTTCATGCCGGTCTCGGTCGGCGGCGGCATCCGCAAGGTGGAGGACGCCCGCCGCCTGCTGCTGGCCGGCGCGGACAAGATCTCGATCAACACCGCCGCGGTGGAGAACCGCCGCCTGATCTCGGAGTGCGCCGACGCCTTCGGCAGCCAGGCCACGGTCGTCGCCATCGACGCCAAGGCCACCGCCCCCGGCGAATGGCGCGTCTTCACCTATGGCGGGCGCAACGACACCGGCCTCGACGCCGTCGACTACGCCATCGAGGCGGTCGCCCACGGCGCCGGCGAGATCCTGCTCACCTCCATGGACCGCGACGGCGCCAAGATCGGCTACGACCTCGAGCTCCTCAAGGCGATCACCTCGGCGGTGTCCGTGCCGGTCATCGCCTCGGGCGGGGCGGGCAACGCCCAGCACATGGTGGACGCGGTGAAGGTCGGCGGGGCGGACGCCGTGCTCGCCGCCTCGATCTTCCACTTCGGCGAGGTCTCGATCTCCGAGGTGAAGGCCGCCATGGCCGCCGCCGGCGTGCCGGTGCGCCGCACCGATCTGGAGACCGCCGCATGA
- the nth gene encoding endonuclease III has product MAKPAKAPARKTLKPAEQARIAELFERFEAQESDPRTELEYDSPYTLVVAVALSAQATDVSVNKATRRLFEVADTPQKMLALGEEGLKPFISSIGLFNTKAKNVIALSRILVDQYGGEVPLEREKLQALPGVGRKTASVVLNELGVEPAIAVDTHVFRVSHRLGLSAGKTPDAVELELKQVVPQPYLTRAHHWLILHGRYVCVARRPKCEECPVADLCPSRKLFVGR; this is encoded by the coding sequence ATGGCCAAGCCCGCCAAAGCGCCCGCCCGCAAGACGCTCAAGCCTGCCGAGCAGGCGCGCATCGCCGAGCTGTTCGAGCGGTTCGAGGCCCAGGAGAGCGATCCGCGCACCGAGCTGGAGTACGACAGCCCCTACACCCTGGTGGTCGCCGTGGCGCTCTCGGCCCAGGCCACCGACGTCTCGGTCAACAAGGCCACCCGTCGGCTCTTTGAGGTCGCGGACACGCCGCAGAAGATGCTGGCGCTCGGTGAGGAGGGGCTGAAGCCGTTCATCTCCTCGATAGGCCTGTTCAACACCAAGGCCAAGAACGTCATCGCCCTCTCGCGCATCCTGGTCGACCAGTACGGCGGCGAGGTGCCGCTGGAGCGCGAGAAGCTGCAGGCCCTGCCCGGGGTCGGTCGCAAGACGGCCTCGGTGGTGCTCAACGAGCTCGGCGTCGAACCGGCCATCGCCGTCGACACCCACGTCTTCCGCGTCTCCCACCGGCTGGGCCTCTCCGCCGGCAAGACGCCGGACGCGGTGGAGCTGGAGCTGAAGCAGGTCGTGCCCCAGCCCTACCTGACCCGCGCCCACCACTGGCTGATCCTGCACGGCCGCTACGTGTGCGTCGCCCGGCGCCCGAAATGCGAGGAATGCCCGGTCGCCGACCTCTGCCCAAGCCGCAAGCTGTTCGTCGGCCGCTGA
- a CDS encoding phosphoribosyl-ATP diphosphatase, with the protein MSQRFAEALARLSATIAERRAADQGASYTAQLLSDPLRAAKKLGEEAVETVIAAIGTDKDAIAAESADLVYHWLVVLAAAGVSLDEVAAKLEAREGTSGLAEKASRNPS; encoded by the coding sequence ATGAGCCAGCGTTTCGCCGAGGCCCTGGCGCGCCTCTCCGCCACCATCGCCGAGCGCCGGGCCGCCGATCAGGGGGCGTCCTACACCGCCCAGCTGCTGTCGGATCCGCTGCGCGCGGCCAAGAAGCTGGGCGAGGAAGCGGTCGAGACGGTCATCGCCGCCATCGGGACCGACAAGGACGCTATCGCCGCCGAGAGCGCCGACCTCGTCTATCACTGGCTGGTGGTGCTCGCCGCCGCCGGGGTCAGCCTCGACGAGGTCGCCGCCAAGCTCGAAGCGCGGGAAGGAACCTCCGGCCTCGCCGAGAAGGCCAGCCGCAATCCTTCTTAG
- a CDS encoding adenosine kinase produces the protein MPDLYDVAAIGNAIVDVIAPAEDDFITGQGLTKGAMMLVDQDQSAALYAKMAAGVETSGGSAANTIAGLASFGGKGAFLGKVADDQLGGVFTHDMRAIGAHFANAPLAGGPATAVSMINVTPDGQRTMCTYLGASTQFTDEDVDAAVIEGAKIAYLEGYLFDAEPARRAFAKAAALAHGSGRMIALTLSDSFVVERHRGALLGFIENQVDLLFANEAEVTALFETSSFDEAVNALRERVTLAAVTRSEHGSVILTKGERLTVAAEPVEKVVDTTGAGDQYAAGFMFGLARGRPLQLCGKLGSLAAAEVISHYGPRPQVSLKELAASKGY, from the coding sequence ATGCCAGACCTCTATGACGTCGCCGCCATCGGCAACGCCATCGTCGACGTGATCGCGCCGGCCGAAGACGACTTCATCACCGGCCAGGGTCTGACCAAGGGCGCCATGATGCTGGTCGACCAGGACCAGTCGGCGGCCCTCTACGCCAAGATGGCGGCCGGGGTGGAGACCTCCGGCGGCTCGGCGGCCAACACCATAGCCGGTCTCGCCAGCTTCGGCGGCAAGGGCGCCTTCCTCGGCAAGGTCGCCGACGACCAGCTCGGCGGCGTCTTCACCCACGACATGCGCGCCATCGGCGCCCACTTCGCCAATGCGCCGCTCGCCGGCGGCCCGGCGACGGCGGTGTCGATGATCAATGTCACGCCCGACGGCCAGCGCACCATGTGCACCTATCTGGGCGCCTCCACCCAGTTCACCGACGAGGACGTGGATGCGGCGGTGATCGAGGGGGCCAAGATCGCCTATCTCGAAGGCTATCTGTTCGACGCCGAACCGGCCCGCCGGGCCTTCGCCAAGGCCGCCGCCCTGGCCCACGGCTCCGGCCGGATGATCGCCCTCACCCTCTCCGACAGCTTCGTGGTCGAGCGCCACCGCGGCGCCCTCCTCGGCTTCATCGAGAACCAGGTGGACCTCCTGTTCGCCAACGAGGCGGAGGTGACCGCCCTGTTCGAGACCTCCAGCTTCGATGAGGCGGTGAACGCCCTGCGCGAACGGGTCACCCTGGCCGCCGTCACCCGCTCCGAGCACGGCTCGGTGATCCTGACCAAGGGCGAGCGCCTGACCGTGGCGGCCGAGCCTGTGGAAAAAGTCGTGGACACGACGGGCGCGGGCGACCAATACGCAGCCGGGTTCATGTTCGGCCTCGCGCGGGGGCGTCCGCTGCAGCTCTGCGGCAAGCTGGGTTCGCTCGCGGCGGCCGAGGTGATCTCGCACTACGGACCGCGGCCGCAGGTCAGCCTCAAAGAGCTGGCGGCCTCGAAGGGATACTAG
- a CDS encoding Smr/MutS family protein gives MKRPLKPEEARIWGLVAATVHPLPGRETPTTEAAPPPAKDPGAAGLRIPPPKAQGAKASAREGVDVIEPRRKHRISKEREEIGARLDLHGYDQDRARAVLEAFLHRAWDDGYRAVLVITGKGFQGDGILRRRTPEWLAAPYLAHIVAGVSEAHRRHGGEGALYVALKRKPRG, from the coding sequence ATGAAGCGGCCGTTGAAGCCGGAGGAGGCGCGGATCTGGGGCTTGGTGGCGGCCACCGTCCATCCCCTGCCCGGCCGCGAGACCCCGACCACCGAGGCCGCCCCGCCGCCCGCCAAGGATCCTGGCGCGGCGGGCCTGCGCATCCCGCCGCCGAAGGCGCAGGGTGCGAAGGCGTCGGCTCGCGAAGGCGTCGACGTCATCGAGCCGCGCCGCAAGCACCGGATCAGCAAGGAGCGCGAGGAGATCGGCGCGCGCCTCGACCTGCACGGCTACGACCAGGACCGCGCCCGCGCCGTGCTCGAGGCCTTCCTGCACCGCGCCTGGGACGACGGCTATCGCGCCGTCCTGGTGATCACCGGCAAGGGCTTCCAGGGCGACGGGATCCTGCGCCGCCGCACACCCGAATGGCTGGCCGCGCCCTATCTGGCGCACATCGTGGCCGGCGTGTCCGAAGCCCACCGTCGGCACGGCGGCGAAGGGGCGCTCTATGTGGCGCTGAAGCGCAAGCCGCGGGGCTAG